Proteins from a single region of Synechococcus sp. WH 8109:
- a CDS encoding AAA family ATPase yields the protein MGTQRVTDDLDRLLELLPDPVQEQLRPEEAREQLLEVVLDLGRVPEARYPSRALALGSTPLSREDLTAVVARLGQFGGDNRAGIERTLHRISAIRNRQGEVVGLTCRVGRAVFGTVAMVRDLLDGGQSLLLMGRPGVGKTTALREIARVLADELERRVVVIDTSNEIAGDGDIPHPAIGRARRMQVARPELQHQTMIEAVENHMPEVIVIDEIGTELEAQAARTIAERGVVLVATAHGNALANLIKNPTLSDLVGGIQAVTLGDEEARRRRSQKTVLERAAEPTFPVAVEMHSRQRWAVHTDVAATVDQLLRGLKPRVQERELTPEGGVQLVDPPQASGLLRPPSQRSFADQPVSAPVPMPAASARGASAAEEPPPLETSAEHLQVLCCGVQPRVVEEAIRSHGWKARVVEDLSEADVVLSVRLGLSRQPSLRRQVRDLGIPILVIKSDTLPQVTRAMARLLRRQATETAAEVTPPDRASQDDELAALEECRLAVEQVVMPQGRPVELLPRSERVLRMQADLVRRYRLRSDVFGEAEMSRLRVFPR from the coding sequence ATGGGCACGCAACGGGTCACCGACGATCTGGATCGCCTTCTCGAGCTCCTGCCGGATCCCGTGCAGGAGCAGTTGCGGCCGGAAGAAGCGCGAGAGCAGTTGCTTGAGGTGGTGCTCGATCTCGGTCGGGTTCCAGAAGCGCGTTATCCAAGCCGTGCCCTGGCGCTGGGTTCAACGCCTTTGTCCCGCGAGGATCTGACGGCCGTGGTGGCCAGGCTCGGTCAGTTCGGTGGCGACAACCGGGCGGGAATCGAACGAACGCTTCACCGGATCAGCGCGATCCGCAACCGTCAGGGTGAGGTCGTCGGTTTGACCTGCCGGGTGGGCCGAGCCGTTTTCGGCACTGTTGCCATGGTGCGGGACCTCCTGGATGGAGGGCAGTCCCTGTTGTTGATGGGCCGCCCGGGTGTGGGCAAGACAACGGCGTTGCGCGAGATCGCCCGGGTGCTTGCCGATGAGCTGGAACGGCGCGTTGTTGTGATCGACACGAGCAATGAGATCGCCGGTGATGGCGACATCCCGCACCCCGCGATTGGTCGGGCCCGCCGCATGCAGGTGGCCAGGCCTGAGCTGCAGCACCAAACCATGATTGAGGCCGTGGAAAACCACATGCCCGAAGTCATCGTGATCGATGAGATCGGCACGGAGCTGGAGGCGCAGGCCGCGCGCACCATCGCTGAACGTGGCGTGGTTCTCGTCGCCACAGCCCACGGCAATGCTTTGGCCAACCTGATCAAGAACCCCACCCTCAGCGATCTGGTGGGAGGGATTCAGGCGGTCACCCTTGGGGATGAGGAGGCCCGGCGGCGGCGCAGTCAGAAAACAGTGTTGGAGCGTGCCGCCGAACCGACGTTTCCGGTGGCGGTTGAAATGCACAGCCGGCAGCGCTGGGCCGTGCACACTGACGTTGCCGCCACCGTGGATCAATTGCTCCGGGGCCTGAAGCCAAGGGTTCAGGAGCGCGAGTTGACGCCTGAGGGGGGTGTTCAGCTGGTGGATCCGCCGCAGGCTTCCGGTTTGCTGCGGCCTCCGTCCCAACGGTCGTTCGCGGATCAGCCGGTTTCCGCTCCCGTGCCCATGCCTGCAGCCAGTGCCCGAGGGGCCAGTGCGGCAGAGGAACCACCTCCGCTGGAGACCAGCGCCGAGCATCTGCAGGTTCTCTGTTGCGGGGTTCAACCTCGTGTTGTGGAGGAGGCCATCCGTTCCCACGGTTGGAAGGCGCGGGTTGTGGAGGACTTGAGTGAGGCCGATGTGGTGTTGAGCGTTCGGCTGGGCCTCAGTCGTCAACCATCACTGCGCCGTCAGGTCAGGGATCTGGGGATCCCGATCCTGGTTATCAAGTCCGACACCCTGCCCCAGGTGACCCGTGCCATGGCCCGTCTTCTGCGCCGTCAGGCCACCGAAACAGCCGCAGAGGTTACCCCGCCGGATCGGGCGTCTCAGGACGATGAATTGGCTGCTCTCGAGGAATGCCGTCTTGCGGTGGAACAGGTGGTGATGCCGCAAGGCAGGCCGGTGGAGTTGCTGCCTCGCAGTGAGCGTGTTCTACGGATGCAGGCTGACCTTGTGCGCCGTTACCGACTGCGCAGTGATGTCTTCGGTGAGGCTGAAATGTCACGCCTGAGGGTTTTCCCCCGCTGA
- a CDS encoding DUF1815 family protein, which yields MFPRLAEHYRSLVEDLVMSLQALASSLQSAGFTATCYSCGDGRDGHGASLVADIGDGHMVRFLVSDFGISWVESRNGRELVNLEGAEAIQELQRMADLAQEGQVRAMQSLAQAA from the coding sequence ATGTTTCCGCGCCTCGCCGAGCACTACCGATCCTTGGTTGAAGACTTGGTGATGAGCCTGCAGGCCCTCGCCAGCAGCCTTCAAAGCGCCGGCTTCACAGCCACTTGTTATTCCTGTGGCGACGGCCGTGATGGTCATGGAGCTTCGCTTGTGGCTGACATCGGCGATGGCCACATGGTGCGCTTTCTTGTCTCCGACTTCGGCATCAGCTGGGTGGAATCTCGCAACGGCCGAGAACTGGTGAATCTGGAGGGAGCAGAAGCCATCCAGGAATTGCAGCGGATGGCCGATTTGGCCCAGGAAGGCCAGGTCCGCGCCATGCAGTCCCTGGCCCAGGCCGCCTGA
- the recA gene encoding recombinase RecA, whose translation MPADMKSGASDPRSSGERDKALNLVLGQIERNFGKGSIMRLGDASRMRVETISTGALTLDLALGGGYPKGRVVEIYGPESSGKTTLTLHAIAEVQKRGGVAAFVDAEHALDPVYAASLGVDVENLLVSQPDTGEMALEIVDQLVRSAAVDLVVVDSVAALTPRAEIEGEMGDLAVGSQARLMSQAMRKITGNIGKSGCTVIFLNQLRLKIGVTYGNPETTTGGNALKFYASVRLDIRRIQTLKKGTEEFGIRAKVKVAKNKVAPPFRIAEFDILFGRGISTLGCLLDLAEETGVVVRKGAWYSYEGDNIGQGRDNTISWMEENPDATATIETLVRQKLTEGSEVKANSMRPLAAAAKTAAADKSAPAKASEAAA comes from the coding sequence ATGCCTGCAGATATGAAATCCGGCGCTTCCGATCCCCGCTCCTCCGGCGAGAGGGACAAGGCGCTGAATCTGGTTTTGGGTCAGATCGAGCGCAACTTCGGTAAGGGATCGATCATGCGGTTGGGCGATGCCTCCCGCATGCGGGTGGAGACGATTTCCACCGGTGCGCTGACCCTTGACCTCGCCTTGGGTGGTGGTTATCCGAAGGGTCGTGTGGTTGAGATCTACGGCCCGGAAAGTTCCGGTAAAACCACGCTCACCCTGCATGCGATTGCTGAAGTGCAGAAGCGTGGTGGTGTGGCGGCCTTCGTGGATGCAGAGCATGCCCTGGATCCCGTTTATGCCGCTTCTCTGGGCGTTGACGTCGAGAACCTGCTGGTCTCTCAGCCCGACACCGGTGAGATGGCGCTGGAGATCGTTGATCAACTCGTGCGATCAGCGGCGGTGGACCTGGTCGTTGTCGACTCGGTGGCGGCCCTCACCCCTCGCGCTGAGATCGAAGGTGAGATGGGAGACCTGGCGGTTGGCAGTCAGGCGCGTCTGATGAGCCAGGCGATGCGGAAGATCACCGGCAACATCGGCAAGTCGGGTTGCACCGTCATTTTCCTCAACCAGCTGCGTCTCAAGATTGGTGTGACCTACGGCAATCCAGAGACCACCACTGGAGGCAACGCGCTCAAGTTCTATGCCTCGGTTCGCCTCGACATCCGTCGGATTCAGACCCTCAAGAAGGGAACCGAAGAGTTCGGCATCAGGGCCAAGGTGAAAGTGGCGAAGAACAAGGTGGCGCCACCCTTCCGCATTGCTGAATTCGACATTCTCTTCGGCCGCGGTATCAGCACCCTGGGCTGTCTGCTGGATCTGGCTGAAGAAACGGGTGTTGTTGTCCGCAAGGGCGCCTGGTACAGCTACGAGGGAGACAACATCGGTCAGGGTCGCGACAACACCATCTCCTGGATGGAGGAGAACCCGGACGCAACAGCCACGATCGAAACGTTGGTGCGTCAGAAGCTGACAGAAGGTTCTGAGGTGAAGGCGAATTCGATGCGCCCCCTTGCCGCCGCTGCGAAGACGGCTGCTGCCGATAAGTCGGCTCCGGCCAAGGCCTCAGAGGCGGCGGCCTGA
- the moeB gene encoding molybdopterin-synthase adenylyltransferase MoeB, producing MHDQPMLSADERGRYARHLILPEVGPAGQLRLRSASVLCVGSGGLGSPLLLYLAAAGVGRIGIVDGDVVELSNLQRQVIHSSSGVGGSKARSAAARIHDLNPHCQVEVHEHMLDVGNALDLIAHYDLVCDGTDNFPSRYLINDACVLLGKPLVYGSVQRFDGQVSVFNRTTTSPNYRDLLPEPPSPDAVPSCSEAGVMGVMPGLIGLLQATEAIKLITGIGECLDGRLLVVDALAMRFRELTLRVDPDRPKVERLIDYRQYCRPALSEMESITVMELKALLDSAPDEIALVDVRNPAEAEVASIEGSHLVPLASLESGEAIDRVRAMAEGRRLLVHCKLGGRSARAVELLAQHGIAATNMTGGIDAWSQQVDPAIPRY from the coding sequence ATGCATGACCAACCGATGCTGAGTGCTGATGAGCGGGGGCGTTACGCCCGCCATCTGATTCTTCCTGAGGTTGGTCCGGCCGGTCAGCTCCGGTTGAGATCTGCTTCTGTGCTGTGTGTTGGCAGTGGAGGGCTGGGATCTCCCCTGCTGCTGTACCTGGCCGCGGCAGGCGTGGGCCGCATTGGAATCGTGGATGGAGATGTGGTGGAGCTCTCCAATCTCCAGCGCCAGGTGATCCACAGCTCCAGCGGGGTTGGCGGCTCCAAGGCCCGCTCAGCCGCAGCACGGATCCACGACCTCAACCCTCACTGCCAGGTGGAGGTGCATGAACACATGCTTGATGTGGGCAATGCCCTGGACCTCATCGCTCACTACGACCTGGTCTGTGACGGCACCGATAACTTCCCCAGCCGGTATCTGATCAACGACGCCTGTGTGTTGCTTGGCAAGCCCCTCGTCTATGGCTCCGTGCAGCGCTTCGACGGCCAGGTGAGCGTGTTCAACCGCACGACGACGAGCCCCAATTACCGAGATCTGCTGCCGGAACCACCTTCGCCGGACGCTGTTCCGTCCTGCTCGGAGGCTGGGGTAATGGGTGTGATGCCGGGACTGATCGGTCTGCTTCAGGCCACCGAAGCGATCAAACTGATTACAGGCATTGGTGAGTGCCTGGACGGTCGGCTGTTGGTGGTTGATGCCCTGGCGATGCGATTTCGCGAACTCACCCTCCGCGTTGATCCCGACCGACCGAAGGTCGAGAGACTGATTGACTACCGCCAGTACTGCCGTCCGGCGTTATCGGAGATGGAATCCATCACTGTCATGGAGCTGAAGGCCCTGCTCGACTCCGCTCCAGACGAGATTGCGCTGGTTGATGTGCGCAATCCTGCTGAAGCAGAGGTGGCTTCGATTGAAGGAAGCCACTTGGTTCCGTTGGCCTCGCTGGAGAGTGGAGAGGCGATCGATCGAGTTCGTGCAATGGCCGAGGGACGGCGCCTTTTGGTGCACTGCAAGCTCGGGGGGCGCTCTGCCAGGGCCGTTGAGCTGTTGGCTCAGCACGGCATCGCGGCAACGAATATGACCGGTGGAATTGATGCCTGGTCTCAGCAGGTGGATCCTGCAATCCCTCGCTACTAA
- the crtD gene encoding C-3',4' desaturase CrtD — MSDSSVIVVGGGIAGLTAAALLARDGVDVTLLEAHQQPGGCAGTFRRGPWVFDVGATQVAGLEPGGSHARLLKHLNMPLPSAELLDPGCVVDLGDGSPPISLWHDPEAWAAERERQFPGSHRFWSLCHQLHSSNWQFASEDPVVTPRSLWDLGTLLQALRPSTLASGLFTGLTIADLLQLCGCGDDQRLRRFLDLQLKLYSQEPADRTAALYGATVLHMAQAPLGLWHLEGSMQVLSNQLVAAIERDGGTVLMKHRVTNLQPCSSGWQVTISTGKGAEHQRSSRDVVCSIPPQCLLELIEPDQLPNGYRKRLDNLHEPSGALVLYGAVRRDALPHPCPGHLQRGCVSPGPLFVSISREGDGRAPQGQATLIASVFTPTGDWCRLPEPEYQQRKTEMLNLIQAELNRWLSLEDDAWLHAELATPRGFARWTGRPNGIVGGLGQHPRRFGPFGLAGRTPMPGLWLCGDSLHPGEGTAGVSLSALNACRQLRAERGQPLSFRS; from the coding sequence GTGAGCGATTCCAGCGTGATCGTGGTGGGCGGCGGGATCGCTGGCTTAACGGCAGCGGCACTGCTGGCCCGCGACGGCGTCGACGTCACGCTGCTGGAAGCGCATCAACAACCGGGGGGATGTGCCGGAACGTTCCGGCGTGGTCCATGGGTGTTCGATGTTGGGGCGACCCAGGTGGCTGGGTTGGAGCCCGGAGGCAGTCATGCGCGACTGCTGAAGCATCTGAACATGCCTCTGCCCAGCGCAGAGCTTCTGGACCCAGGTTGTGTGGTCGACCTAGGCGATGGGTCCCCTCCCATTTCGCTCTGGCATGACCCCGAAGCCTGGGCCGCTGAACGTGAGCGTCAATTTCCAGGCAGCCACCGCTTCTGGAGCCTTTGCCATCAGTTGCATTCCAGCAACTGGCAGTTCGCCAGCGAAGACCCCGTGGTGACACCGCGTTCCCTCTGGGATCTCGGCACATTGCTGCAGGCCCTGCGGCCCTCAACGCTGGCATCGGGACTGTTCACAGGTCTGACCATTGCCGATCTGCTGCAGCTGTGTGGGTGCGGTGACGATCAACGGCTGCGGCGCTTTCTCGACCTCCAGCTGAAGCTCTACTCCCAGGAACCGGCCGATCGCACTGCGGCGCTATACGGCGCAACCGTCCTGCACATGGCCCAAGCACCGCTCGGGCTCTGGCATCTGGAGGGATCGATGCAGGTGTTGAGCAATCAGCTGGTGGCCGCCATTGAGCGCGACGGCGGGACGGTGCTGATGAAGCATCGGGTCACCAACCTGCAGCCCTGCTCATCCGGTTGGCAAGTGACGATCAGCACCGGCAAGGGCGCGGAACACCAACGCAGCAGCCGGGATGTGGTCTGCAGCATCCCCCCCCAATGCCTGCTGGAGCTGATCGAACCGGATCAGCTGCCCAACGGGTACCGAAAGCGACTGGACAACCTGCATGAACCGAGTGGTGCTCTCGTGCTCTACGGAGCGGTGCGGCGTGATGCACTCCCACATCCCTGCCCAGGCCATCTCCAGCGCGGCTGCGTATCCCCGGGGCCTCTGTTCGTCTCCATCAGCCGCGAAGGCGATGGGCGTGCGCCCCAGGGGCAGGCCACCTTGATTGCCAGCGTGTTCACCCCAACAGGTGATTGGTGCCGCTTGCCGGAGCCGGAGTACCAACAGCGCAAAACAGAGATGCTGAACCTGATCCAAGCCGAGCTGAACCGCTGGCTGTCGCTCGAAGACGACGCCTGGTTGCATGCTGAACTGGCAACACCAAGGGGCTTCGCCCGCTGGACGGGCCGTCCCAATGGCATCGTCGGAGGCCTTGGACAGCATCCACGCCGGTTCGGCCCCTTCGGCCTCGCAGGACGAACGCCCATGCCGGGTCTTTGGCTCTGCGGCGACAGCCTCCATCCGGGTGAGGGCACAGCAGGGGTGAGCCTGTCAGCCCTCAATGCCTGCCGGCAGCTCAGGGCCGAGCGGGGACAACCCCTCAGCTTTCGGAGCTGA
- a CDS encoding prephenate/arogenate dehydrogenase, which translates to MAVQPGRVGIVGLGLIGGSLGLDLQARGWTVQGLVHRQATADRAMARGLVGAVSTDPSCLSDCDLVILALPIPLLLNPPDELIAALPEAAVITDVGSVKQPVLEAWRQRHPRFVASHPMAGTAQAGVDAGVVDLFRGRPWIATPDQKTDPAALAQVRDLAVSVGGSWLTATASQHDQAVALISHMPVLVSAALLRAVGDERDPEIRQLAMVLASSGFADTSRVGGGNPELGVAMASTNRDAVLRGLAAYRWSLEQLEDAVLQQNWSQLELELRRTQTLRPDFLRPSGEVSSES; encoded by the coding sequence ATGGCGGTGCAACCGGGACGTGTGGGGATTGTTGGCCTTGGCTTGATCGGGGGATCCCTTGGTCTGGATCTTCAGGCGCGGGGCTGGACGGTGCAGGGCCTCGTGCATCGCCAGGCCACGGCGGATCGCGCCATGGCCCGAGGGCTGGTGGGAGCGGTGTCGACTGATCCCAGCTGCCTCTCGGATTGCGACCTGGTGATCCTGGCGTTGCCCATTCCCTTGCTGCTGAACCCGCCGGATGAGCTCATTGCCGCGCTCCCTGAAGCAGCGGTGATCACCGATGTCGGTTCGGTCAAGCAGCCTGTGTTGGAGGCTTGGCGCCAACGGCATCCACGCTTTGTGGCCAGTCACCCCATGGCGGGAACAGCTCAGGCGGGCGTTGATGCCGGGGTGGTGGATCTGTTCCGCGGTCGCCCTTGGATCGCGACTCCGGATCAAAAAACAGACCCCGCTGCCCTGGCCCAGGTTCGTGATCTGGCCGTCAGCGTCGGTGGCAGTTGGCTGACGGCCACCGCGTCCCAGCACGACCAGGCTGTGGCGCTGATTTCTCACATGCCGGTGCTGGTGAGTGCTGCACTGCTGCGGGCAGTGGGCGATGAACGGGATCCGGAGATCCGGCAGCTGGCCATGGTGCTGGCGTCCAGTGGCTTTGCCGACACCAGTCGTGTTGGTGGAGGGAATCCCGAGCTGGGGGTGGCGATGGCATCCACGAATAGGGATGCAGTGTTGCGCGGCTTGGCGGCCTACCGCTGGAGCCTGGAGCAGCTCGAAGATGCCGTGCTCCAGCAAAACTGGTCTCAGCTTGAGTTGGAACTGCGTCGAACGCAGACCCTGCGCCCGGATTTTTTGAGGCCATCGGGGGAGGTCAGCTCCGAAAGCTGA
- a CDS encoding HAD family hydrolase, whose amino-acid sequence MNDRPLLVFDFDGVIVDGMAEYWWSAWHACRRLEAAPEGLTPDQVPDAFRQLRPLVHHGWEMVLLAAELPMLNLQVWLQSYGEAQASALQRRGWRPEQLQAALDDARDQAVRQNRSAWLALHRPFPGLVERLQQLEAEGVDWSVLTTKTQAFTAELLNGLGLHPWRLDGREAGAKPQVLLQLQQQRRLCGFVEDRRATLEAVRSTPGLEQLPCFLVTWGYLRPQDQSGLPSGIALLHPDRLRAPLAQWP is encoded by the coding sequence ATGAATGATCGCCCCCTCCTGGTCTTCGACTTCGACGGGGTCATCGTTGATGGCATGGCGGAGTACTGGTGGAGTGCCTGGCATGCCTGTCGTCGTCTTGAGGCTGCTCCAGAAGGCTTGACGCCTGATCAGGTGCCTGACGCCTTCCGACAGCTGCGGCCGTTGGTGCATCACGGTTGGGAGATGGTTCTGCTGGCCGCAGAGTTGCCGATGCTGAACCTTCAGGTTTGGCTGCAGTCCTATGGGGAAGCGCAGGCCTCTGCACTGCAACGGCGTGGATGGCGGCCGGAGCAGCTCCAGGCGGCCCTTGATGACGCCAGAGATCAAGCTGTTCGGCAGAACCGTTCCGCCTGGTTGGCGCTGCATCGACCTTTCCCCGGTCTGGTGGAGAGGCTGCAGCAGTTGGAGGCTGAGGGGGTGGACTGGTCTGTTCTGACCACCAAAACCCAGGCCTTCACAGCAGAACTGCTGAACGGCCTTGGCCTGCATCCTTGGCGCTTGGACGGTCGTGAGGCTGGCGCCAAGCCTCAGGTTCTGCTCCAGCTTCAGCAGCAGCGAAGGCTGTGTGGCTTCGTGGAAGACCGCCGGGCGACGCTGGAGGCGGTGCGCTCAACACCAGGGTTGGAACAACTGCCCTGTTTTCTGGTGACTTGGGGCTATCTTCGCCCGCAGGATCAGAGCGGTCTTCCCTCCGGGATTGCCTTGCTCCATCCAGATCGCCTGCGGGCCCCCCTGGCGCAATGGCCCTGA
- a CDS encoding CAAD domain-containing protein — protein sequence MSDATTEVKDAATTVTTPVDAPAQEDTTSFAERYSDVLGKVNDTLDQVDWSQMGRIGKIVGIFAAVIIAQILIKGILDTINLLPIVPGLLELLGVVVVGQWSWKNLTTSDKRNALVQRVQTLRKEYLG from the coding sequence ATGAGTGACGCCACCACTGAAGTAAAGGATGCCGCCACAACCGTGACGACACCCGTCGACGCTCCTGCTCAGGAGGACACCACCTCCTTTGCTGAGCGCTACAGCGACGTTCTCGGCAAGGTGAACGACACGCTCGATCAGGTCGACTGGAGTCAGATGGGACGGATCGGCAAGATCGTCGGCATCTTTGCGGCCGTGATCATTGCTCAGATCCTGATCAAGGGCATCCTCGACACGATCAATCTGCTGCCGATCGTTCCAGGGCTGCTTGAACTGCTCGGCGTGGTTGTGGTGGGTCAGTGGAGCTGGAAGAACCTCACCACCAGCGACAAGCGCAATGCCCTGGTGCAGCGTGTTCAAACCCTACGCAAGGAGTACCTGGGCTGA
- a CDS encoding helicase yields the protein MLEAQAHHQIKTLLRQEESDWPHHLTLSRLVARSLRRRDTTLVQLPPSSSERWWLGLLVPLCLAPEAGALVLTAPQRRRLLQLELPRLRNQGLRLPCWQGATPPEGPQLWLMDVGELIQAHRDGHLGRRQLLIPEMDQLSRRMRNALTLEIEHQHWDELRQACPQAESGLLELHDRMSRQLFADATRPDGAVRLEGSAGQALRDLLQLIPASPEPWHSLRIINPAEWSQWAELDHRLLQWRWKLAPLEPLQLLRGVLLDHPCLMFSSNGDNASLDLEFEQAGIVPDVRATLRERELNEPLPVYAPRRQPLPNTRIYAQHLLEESRRLILGQAGLTLVLINDNQLRRQLTSSLAAEFGRRVVHESTAPESNGVVTCNWDWWLEHQEQLPAPAQLIVGMLPIASLDNPLTSARVERLKQQGEDWFRTLLLPEALSLIPAAIAPLRRSGGRLAILDGRLRGRSWGDQVLNRLEPWIPLQRLLPE from the coding sequence ATGTTGGAAGCCCAGGCCCACCACCAGATCAAAACCCTGCTCCGTCAGGAGGAATCGGACTGGCCCCACCACCTGACCCTGAGCCGGCTGGTGGCACGAAGCCTGAGGCGTCGCGACACGACACTCGTTCAGCTCCCCCCCAGCAGCAGCGAACGCTGGTGGCTCGGTCTGCTGGTGCCGCTGTGTCTCGCTCCCGAAGCGGGGGCACTTGTTCTGACGGCCCCCCAGCGCCGTCGTCTGCTCCAGCTGGAATTGCCCCGTCTCCGCAACCAGGGCCTAAGGCTCCCCTGCTGGCAGGGAGCGACCCCTCCGGAGGGTCCACAGCTCTGGCTGATGGATGTTGGCGAGCTGATTCAGGCCCATCGCGACGGGCACTTGGGCCGAAGGCAACTGCTGATCCCGGAGATGGATCAGTTGAGTCGGCGGATGCGCAACGCTCTCACCTTGGAGATCGAGCATCAGCACTGGGATGAGCTACGCCAGGCCTGTCCCCAGGCGGAATCCGGATTGCTGGAGCTGCATGACCGCATGAGCCGGCAGCTGTTCGCTGATGCCACGAGGCCAGATGGCGCCGTGCGACTCGAAGGCTCAGCCGGGCAGGCCCTGCGTGACCTACTCCAGCTGATACCAGCCAGCCCTGAACCGTGGCACAGCCTCCGCATCATCAACCCGGCTGAGTGGAGTCAATGGGCTGAACTGGATCACCGGCTGCTCCAGTGGCGCTGGAAGCTGGCCCCCCTTGAACCACTCCAACTGCTGCGAGGGGTGCTGCTGGATCACCCCTGCCTGATGTTCAGCAGCAATGGAGACAACGCCAGCCTTGATCTGGAATTTGAACAGGCCGGCATTGTTCCCGACGTGCGGGCGACACTGCGGGAACGGGAGCTGAATGAACCGCTCCCCGTTTATGCCCCGCGTCGCCAGCCACTGCCGAACACCCGGATCTACGCCCAACATCTCCTGGAGGAGAGCAGAAGGCTCATCCTTGGCCAGGCGGGGCTCACCCTTGTACTGATCAATGACAACCAGCTGCGTCGGCAGCTGACCAGCTCCCTGGCTGCGGAATTTGGACGCCGTGTGGTGCATGAGTCGACAGCACCCGAAAGCAATGGCGTGGTGACCTGCAACTGGGACTGGTGGCTGGAGCATCAGGAGCAGCTGCCAGCCCCAGCACAGCTGATTGTTGGCATGCTCCCCATCGCCAGCCTGGACAATCCGCTCACCTCGGCTCGGGTGGAGCGGTTGAAACAGCAGGGAGAGGACTGGTTCCGCACCCTGCTGCTGCCGGAGGCCCTGAGCCTTATCCCTGCCGCCATTGCGCCGCTGCGCCGCAGTGGTGGTCGCCTCGCCATTCTCGATGGCCGCCTCCGAGGGCGTAGCTGGGGTGATCAGGTGCTGAATCGACTGGAACCTTGGATTCCATTGCAGCGACTGCTGCCGGAGTGA
- a CDS encoding DUF2839 domain-containing protein, with protein MGEARRRAAQGLPPRQPKASTKAVNTSPRVVSWLPLTRNQTQQFMAVTTRGAWIGIGGMVVLWITVRFIGPAAGWWTLADTP; from the coding sequence ATGGGAGAAGCACGCCGCCGGGCTGCCCAGGGCTTACCCCCTCGTCAGCCCAAGGCCAGCACCAAAGCTGTGAACACCTCCCCACGGGTGGTGTCCTGGCTCCCTCTGACCCGCAATCAGACGCAGCAGTTCATGGCGGTGACCACCCGCGGCGCCTGGATCGGAATCGGAGGGATGGTGGTGCTCTGGATCACGGTGCGCTTCATCGGCCCAGCGGCCGGTTGGTGGACGCTTGCGGATACCCCCTGA